In Pecten maximus chromosome 10, xPecMax1.1, whole genome shotgun sequence, one genomic interval encodes:
- the LOC117335662 gene encoding transmembrane protein 53-B-like: protein MAASMERVLCRLNKEPRRMMLVQRACRYSTASQDGMVGVWTQKIDRNLELRALKQDGVVQHARPLMLLFGWMLAKRKHIQKYEEYYLNRGYNVMTVSGSPMDILKPTRARGIASKILEHIDARTLEVGKQPILLHGFSVGGYLIGEFHVKLNTEETVARDLLIAQVFDSPVDFDGIPVGFSKVLTNNPALRFLIRNSLHLYMATFKTNVSKYLKASEAFKLNKYHVPSLFLYSKADPVGNPITIESVIEDFHQRKIPVRSQCWHDSPHVSHFHYYPKEYVEILTSFLDTYAPSPDGQDSEDEDERQRKMAIGGR from the exons gAGCCGAGGCGAATGATGCTGGTGCAGAGAGCATGTCGCTATTCTACGGCCAGTCAGGACGGAATGGTCGGGGTCTGGACACAAAAGATCGACCGTAACCTCGAACTGAGAGCTCTCAAACAAGATGGCGTCGTACAACATGCACGTCCCTTAATGCTGTTGTTTGGATGGATGCTAGCCAAGCGGAAACACATTCAGAAGTATGAAGAGTACTATTTAAACAGGGGCTACAACGTGATGACGGTCTCT GGTTCTCCAATGGACATTCTCAAACCAACAAGGGCTCGGGGAATCGCCAGTAAGATCCTAGAGCATATAGATGCCAGAACTCTTGAGGTTGGCAAACAGCCAATCCTTCTTCACGGGTTTTCAGTGGGAGGGTATTTGATTGGCGAGTTTCATGTGAAATTGAATACCGAGGAGACAGTAGCACGTGACTTACTTATAGCGCAGGTGTTTGATAGTCCAGTCGATTTCGACGGCATTCCGGTAGGGTTCTCGAAAGTCCTCACCAACAACCCAGCCCTTCGGTTTTTGATTAGGAACtcactacatttgtacatggCAACTTTTAAGACGAATGTTTCAAAATACCTAAAAGCCTCTGAAGCTTTCAAATTGAACAAATACCATGTGCCTTCATTGTTTCTATACTCCAAAGCAGACCCGGTCGGAAATCCGATAACGATAGAAAGCGTTATAGAGGACTTTCATCAACGGAAAATTCCTGTTAGGAGTCAGTGCTGGCACGATTCGCCTCACGTCAGTCATTTTCACTATTACCCCAAAGAGTATGTGGAAATACTTACTTCGTTCCTGGATACTTATGCACCCAGCCCCGATGGCCAGGATAGCGAAGATGAAGATGAAAGACAGAGAAAGATGGCGATAGGAGGAAGATAA